From a region of the Paenibacillus lutimineralis genome:
- a CDS encoding DegT/DnrJ/EryC1/StrS family aminotransferase, producing the protein MKVAERITLASPVLNGNEREYVLDCIDTGWISANGKYVTKFEEKFAEFCDVKHALSCANGTVAIHLPLLAYGVGQGDEIIIPTFTYIATANAVKYCGATPVLVDCENDSWNIDPKKMEEKITPKTKGIIVVHLYGHPVDMDPIMEIAQKHNLFVIEDAAEAHGAEYNGKVVGSIGDVGTFSFFGNKVISTGEGGMITTNNSELAEKMRLLRGQAMDPKKRYWFNEVGYNYRMTNLQAAVGLGQLENIDWHLGQRRRVAESYIVKLSQFNDVFTLQPEMPWAKHTYWMVSILLADKVKASRDEIMALLEADGIETRPLFYPMHQMPPYYEEHSNYPVADQISSRGFNIPTNATLTDEQIDYICSRLVFHCNNNL; encoded by the coding sequence ATGAAAGTTGCTGAAAGAATAACTCTTGCAAGTCCTGTATTGAATGGTAATGAGAGAGAGTATGTACTTGATTGTATTGACACCGGATGGATTTCCGCTAATGGTAAATATGTTACAAAATTTGAAGAGAAGTTTGCAGAATTTTGCGACGTTAAGCATGCACTTTCTTGTGCTAATGGTACTGTGGCTATACACTTACCTTTATTAGCTTATGGGGTAGGTCAAGGTGATGAAATAATTATTCCCACGTTTACATATATTGCTACGGCAAATGCCGTGAAATATTGTGGTGCAACTCCAGTTTTAGTGGATTGTGAGAATGATTCGTGGAATATAGATCCTAAAAAAATGGAAGAGAAAATTACGCCAAAAACAAAAGGTATTATTGTTGTTCATCTCTATGGACATCCAGTAGATATGGATCCAATTATGGAAATTGCCCAAAAGCATAATCTATTTGTTATAGAAGATGCTGCTGAGGCTCATGGAGCCGAATATAATGGTAAAGTAGTTGGATCAATTGGTGATGTAGGTACTTTCAGCTTTTTTGGAAATAAAGTAATCTCTACTGGTGAAGGTGGTATGATCACTACGAATAATAGTGAATTGGCAGAAAAAATGAGATTGCTTAGAGGCCAGGCAATGGATCCTAAAAAGAGATATTGGTTTAATGAAGTAGGGTATAACTATCGAATGACTAATTTACAAGCAGCAGTTGGATTAGGACAGCTTGAAAATATAGATTGGCATTTGGGACAAAGAAGAAGAGTAGCTGAATCATATATAGTTAAACTTTCTCAATTTAATGATGTTTTTACCCTTCAACCAGAAATGCCGTGGGCAAAGCATACTTATTGGATGGTATCTATATTATTAGCCGACAAGGTGAAGGCTTCTCGTGATGAAATCATGGCGTTACTAGAAGCAGATGGAATTGAAACAAGACCTTTATTCTACCCAATGCATCAGATGCCGCCTTATTATGAAGAGCATTCTAATTATCCTGTTGCCGATCAGATCTCTTCACGCGGATTTAATATACCAACGAACGCTACGCTTACAGATGAGCAAATTGATTATATCTGCAGTAGACTCGTTTTTCATTGTAACAATAATCTATAG
- a CDS encoding acetyltransferase — protein MDKVVVIGGGGHSKVVIDILQSAGTYEIVGFTDNSDQQRSLCGVPYLGNDEILPELLNKGVLRFIVGLGDNKVRKILFEKIRTVGFMPVNAISPFAHISPHAKIGQGVVVMAGAVINPYAVIKDNVIINTLSGIDHDCIIDSHVHIAPGTSLTGCVRVCEGAFVGTGSKITPNVEIGEWSVIGAGAVVISDILPGSTVVGVPAKKIIAKG, from the coding sequence TTGGATAAAGTAGTAGTTATCGGTGGTGGGGGACATTCTAAAGTAGTTATAGATATACTTCAAAGTGCGGGTACCTATGAGATTGTCGGTTTTACTGATAACTCTGATCAGCAGAGGAGTTTGTGCGGAGTCCCCTATCTAGGCAATGATGAAATTCTCCCAGAATTACTTAATAAAGGGGTTTTAAGGTTTATTGTAGGACTTGGGGACAATAAAGTCAGAAAAATTCTCTTTGAAAAAATACGTACTGTTGGATTTATGCCAGTTAATGCGATTAGTCCATTTGCTCATATATCACCCCATGCAAAGATAGGACAAGGTGTAGTAGTTATGGCTGGGGCAGTTATAAATCCTTATGCAGTTATCAAAGATAATGTGATAATAAATACTTTGTCAGGGATAGATCATGATTGTATTATTGACTCTCATGTTCATATCGCACCGGGCACATCTTTGACTGGTTGTGTAAGGGTGTGCGAAGGAGCGTTTGTTGGTACTGGGAGCAAAATTACACCTAATGTAGAAATCGGAGAATGGTCGGTAATTGGGGCTGGAGCGGTAGTGATTTCAGATATACTACCAGGATCAACAGTAGTTGGAGTACCTGCAAAAAAAATTATTGCTAAGGGATGA
- a CDS encoding GDP-mannose 4,6-dehydratase: protein MKALITGVSGFVGTYLSQKLLESGYEVVGLARTRRVIDNNINFISCDITDELRLQQILKSEKPDEIYHLAGAAFIPLTYKEPQQTYNTIANGTLCLYEAMRKVDLFSKVLYIGSGAVYGEGTGIPFTERDSLEPNNPYAGAKACADLISDQYVKSYKMNIVRVRPFNHTGPGQSSAFVCSNFAKQIAQLEHEGNNVIHVGNIDVERDFLDVRDVVDAYYILMKQGISGEVYNVSSQQAVSISALLNLLSLYSEIESLEIKVDKNKIRPNETLVKIGDSSKLRLETGWEPIRDLKQTMVELLEYWRRFNASLYS from the coding sequence TTGAAAGCTCTGATAACAGGAGTTAGTGGATTCGTTGGGACCTACCTGAGTCAAAAGCTGCTTGAAAGTGGTTATGAAGTGGTAGGATTAGCTCGAACTAGGCGCGTAATTGACAATAATATTAATTTCATCTCTTGTGATATTACGGATGAGCTTAGGTTACAGCAAATTCTAAAATCAGAAAAACCAGATGAAATATACCATCTAGCAGGCGCTGCATTTATACCACTAACCTATAAAGAGCCGCAACAGACATACAATACAATTGCTAATGGAACATTATGTTTGTATGAAGCTATGAGAAAAGTTGATTTATTTTCTAAGGTGCTTTATATAGGATCGGGAGCAGTTTATGGTGAAGGGACAGGTATTCCATTCACTGAAAGAGATTCCCTTGAACCTAACAATCCTTATGCAGGGGCAAAAGCTTGTGCGGATTTAATCAGTGATCAATATGTAAAATCTTATAAGATGAATATTGTTAGAGTAAGGCCTTTTAATCATACGGGTCCTGGCCAATCCTCCGCATTTGTATGCTCCAATTTTGCTAAACAAATAGCACAATTGGAGCATGAAGGCAATAACGTTATACACGTGGGTAATATTGATGTGGAAAGAGACTTTTTGGATGTAAGAGATGTGGTAGACGCTTATTATATTTTAATGAAGCAAGGGATAAGCGGTGAAGTGTACAACGTTTCTTCTCAGCAAGCGGTTTCTATTTCGGCTTTGTTGAACTTGCTCTCTTTATATTCTGAGATTGAGTCATTGGAAATTAAAGTTGATAAAAATAAGATAAGACCAAATGAAACTTTGGTGAAAATTGGAGATAGCTCGAAATTAAGATTGGAGACTGGTTGGGAACCCATAAGAGATCTAAAGCAAACGATGGTTGAATTGCTTGAGTATTGGAGGAGATTCAATGCAAGTCTTTATTCTTGA
- the gmd gene encoding GDP-mannose 4,6-dehydratase, giving the protein MTKSALITGITGQDGSYLADLLLEKGYRVFGLRRRTSVPILENIQHIEKEIEFIDGDLMDLSSLIHAVKIANPDEVYNLGAQSFVGTSWDQPILTGQVTALSVTNMLEAIRIVKPSARYYQASSSEMFGKVVETPQKESTPFYPRSPYGVAKVYGHWMTVNYRESYNMYACSGILFNHESPRRGIEFVTRKITDAVARIKLGLQNELRLGNLDALRDWGYAKDYVECMWLMLQQDKPDDYVIATGETHSVREFCEIAFGHVGLDYQKYVVTDPKFFRAAEVDLLLGDPSKAINKLGWTPQKTTFEQLVHLMVDSDLGKVKRISN; this is encoded by the coding sequence ATGACAAAGAGTGCACTTATTACTGGAATTACTGGACAAGATGGATCGTATTTAGCGGATTTATTGTTAGAAAAGGGATATAGAGTGTTTGGTTTGCGGAGAAGAACTAGCGTTCCTATTTTAGAGAATATTCAGCATATAGAGAAGGAAATAGAGTTTATTGATGGTGATTTAATGGACTTAAGTTCACTTATTCATGCTGTTAAGATTGCAAATCCTGATGAGGTATATAACCTAGGGGCCCAATCATTTGTGGGTACTTCATGGGATCAACCAATTTTAACAGGGCAAGTTACGGCTTTGAGTGTTACAAATATGTTGGAAGCTATAAGAATCGTAAAACCTTCTGCTCGATACTATCAAGCTTCAAGTAGCGAAATGTTTGGTAAAGTTGTAGAAACACCGCAAAAAGAATCAACTCCTTTTTATCCTAGAAGTCCATATGGGGTTGCTAAGGTTTATGGTCATTGGATGACTGTTAATTATCGCGAAAGTTATAATATGTACGCTTGTTCAGGCATACTCTTTAATCATGAATCACCTCGTCGTGGTATTGAATTCGTAACTCGTAAGATAACTGATGCTGTAGCAAGAATTAAATTAGGTCTTCAAAACGAGCTTAGATTAGGAAACCTAGATGCACTGAGAGATTGGGGATACGCCAAAGATTATGTTGAATGCATGTGGCTAATGTTACAACAAGATAAACCGGATGATTATGTAATAGCGACGGGCGAGACGCATTCAGTTAGAGAGTTCTGTGAAATTGCTTTTGGTCATGTTGGGTTGGATTATCAAAAGTACGTAGTTACTGACCCCAAATTTTTCAGAGCTGCTGAGGTTGATTTGCTCCTGGGAGATCCATCCAAAGCCATCAATAAGTTGGGCTGGACCCCACAGAAAACTACGTTTGAACAGTTAGTTCATCTGATGGTTGATTCAGACTTGGGAAAAGTAAAACGGATTAGTAACTAA
- a CDS encoding mannose-1-phosphate guanylyltransferase, which yields MTTTCLILAGGKGERFWPKSRTNLPKQFLNISGNKSMLQQTVDRLQKLMPIEQIFIITNESYAELIKAQIPTLPFDNIIIEPIGRNTAPCVGLASIIIEEKFPDSSMIVLPSDHIIKNEDEFVSILKAAVEVSKQDDNLVTLGITPTYPETGYGYIESTDQTIEIENHIVYKVNQFVEKPDEARAKKYVDAGNYYWNSGIFVWRLPVIRNHIRMLMPQMHDLLESMKTSFINSPRNEVIKSYFPRMPDQSIDYGIMEKANSIYVIPCVLGWDDVGSWTALERINDLDENGNAINGNILSLDTKRCIIESNGKLIATLGVEDLIIVETDDVTLICKKEKAQEVKSLIKELKVQKLEQYL from the coding sequence ATGACAACAACATGTTTGATTCTGGCTGGAGGCAAAGGTGAAAGATTTTGGCCTAAAAGTAGAACTAATCTACCAAAACAGTTTCTAAATATATCAGGTAATAAATCAATGCTTCAACAAACAGTAGATAGACTGCAAAAACTGATGCCAATTGAACAAATTTTTATTATAACCAATGAATCTTATGCTGAATTAATAAAGGCTCAGATTCCAACTCTTCCGTTTGATAATATCATAATTGAACCGATTGGACGAAATACAGCACCATGCGTTGGATTAGCTTCTATAATTATTGAAGAAAAATTTCCAGACAGTTCGATGATTGTTCTTCCTTCCGATCACATCATTAAGAATGAGGACGAGTTTGTAAGTATATTGAAAGCAGCAGTTGAAGTTAGTAAGCAAGATGATAATTTGGTAACACTCGGAATCACTCCTACATATCCGGAAACTGGGTACGGTTATATTGAAAGTACAGATCAAACTATTGAAATAGAGAACCATATTGTATATAAAGTTAATCAATTTGTTGAAAAGCCTGACGAAGCTAGAGCTAAAAAATATGTGGATGCGGGTAATTATTATTGGAATAGCGGGATCTTTGTTTGGAGATTACCGGTTATACGCAACCATATTCGAATGCTAATGCCTCAAATGCATGATTTGCTTGAGAGTATGAAAACATCTTTTATAAATAGTCCAAGAAATGAAGTTATAAAATCGTATTTTCCTAGGATGCCAGATCAATCAATCGATTATGGTATTATGGAAAAGGCAAATAGTATCTATGTTATTCCTTGTGTATTAGGCTGGGATGATGTCGGTAGTTGGACTGCTCTAGAACGAATTAATGATCTGGATGAGAATGGAAATGCTATAAATGGAAATATATTAAGCCTTGATACGAAGCGTTGTATCATTGAAAGTAATGGGAAGCTTATTGCTACATTAGGTGTAGAGGATCTGATCATCGTGGAAACTGATGATGTTACACTGATTTGCAAGAAAGAAAAGGCACAAGAGGTAAAATCTTTGATTAAAGAGTTAAAGGTTCAGAAGTTAGAACAGTACTTATAA
- a CDS encoding glycosyltransferase, with amino-acid sequence MYSKPLATRFVSQTTRQKIRRILIGGSVAPTSKSTALTSSYQYIDGINLVGYSRAEMGVGESCRAAANSLHCLEIPFGIINFTGSNSARSEDITWAHKEINKPEFSINIFHINAQEMKDVYTYYGSALFENRYNIGFWHWELPDFPDDWIDNFNFLDEVWVPSTFVGDSISIKSPIPVVKIPHSIEVKISEPRSREYFGLPDNSFLFLSMYDAKSYQERKNPKAAIKAFKMSFDPWDTSVGLVVKANNPSGNSNDIMEIRKLVGDYQNIYIIDKTVSRNDVNALINVTDCFVSLHRSEGFGLVMAEAMYLGKPVIGTNWSSNTDFMNPNNSCLVDFQLISLNNDHGPYKAYQHWADPSILHASKYMTQLVSDKEYYNQIATNGEQYIKEHHSPEKIGRLIRKRMDYIKKFKFGG; translated from the coding sequence GTGTACTCTAAACCATTAGCAACTCGTTTTGTATCACAAACAACCAGACAAAAAATAAGAAGAATTTTAATAGGTGGAAGTGTTGCCCCTACAAGTAAAAGTACAGCTCTAACAAGTTCTTATCAATATATAGATGGAATTAATTTGGTGGGCTATTCAAGAGCTGAAATGGGGGTCGGCGAATCTTGTCGAGCGGCTGCTAATAGTCTCCATTGTCTGGAGATTCCTTTTGGAATTATTAATTTTACAGGAAGTAATAGCGCAAGATCGGAAGATATCACTTGGGCACATAAAGAAATAAATAAACCGGAATTTAGTATAAACATATTCCATATCAATGCTCAAGAAATGAAGGACGTTTATACTTATTATGGATCTGCTCTATTTGAAAATAGATATAATATTGGATTTTGGCATTGGGAGTTACCTGATTTTCCGGATGATTGGATTGATAATTTCAACTTTCTTGATGAAGTATGGGTACCTTCGACTTTTGTAGGTGACTCAATATCAATTAAAAGTCCAATTCCAGTTGTTAAAATTCCACATTCAATTGAAGTCAAAATATCAGAGCCTCGTTCTCGTGAGTATTTTGGATTGCCGGATAATAGTTTCTTATTTCTATCAATGTATGATGCTAAAAGCTATCAAGAACGTAAAAATCCAAAAGCTGCAATTAAGGCATTTAAGATGTCATTTGATCCATGGGATACAAGTGTAGGTCTGGTAGTGAAAGCGAACAATCCAAGCGGAAATTCAAATGACATAATGGAAATAAGAAAACTAGTCGGTGACTATCAAAACATATATATAATAGATAAAACGGTTAGCCGAAATGATGTAAATGCATTAATAAATGTAACAGATTGTTTTGTTTCCCTGCATCGGAGCGAGGGGTTTGGGTTGGTGATGGCTGAAGCTATGTATTTGGGGAAACCTGTAATAGGTACTAATTGGTCATCGAATACTGATTTTATGAACCCTAATAATTCTTGTTTAGTGGACTTTCAATTAATTTCTTTAAATAATGACCATGGACCTTATAAAGCTTATCAGCATTGGGCAGACCCTAGTATTCTTCATGCAAGCAAATACATGACACAACTAGTTAGCGATAAGGAATATTATAACCAAATTGCAACTAATGGAGAACAATATATTAAAGAACATCATTCCCCGGAAAAAATTGGTAGGTTAATTAGAAAAAGAATGGATTACATTAAAAAATTTAAATTTGGAGGGTAA
- a CDS encoding O-antigen ligase family protein — protein MSNPVYGKKAAQSRKGRNLSAAVWVLLVGLILFLVWSPFQAGLFNGLVLNFEKPILWAVLIGSLLMIVWVCSYFKTMKLDDQRDWTAVAILFIPITYMLALISAASHYFAVNAVLIQFLYAFMFIIALYLLQNRQANTAIETSIITVAYIIVMFGLFNWLGQGRTVSAIVGWFTPTVFDGQYNQAIWIDANGPRLASVFQYPNTYAAFLMAFLFVAIFAITRSKRWWVQAIHAFMLVPMALSILLTLSRGGLVFLPVVFIILLLFLKPAKQLLWILYCIIAGLGTLLIAKPVTDLGQQFHNGQINDPAKGWFYILAASIILAVIACLIQRFIAPVLDRATDKWASKKLGNLWLPVGSVVAVAVIVALLLGTNLKHVLPGNIGERLENINLQQHSVLERFTFYKDAVKVLKDYPVIGAGGGSWASIYEKYQNNPYTSRQAHSFIMQYLVEVGILGFIIMLGFLLFVFYKYIRGYIRSEEQKRDSYFIYFIIVFSILIHSLMDFNMSYVFIGVLVFIGLGGMAATMDNRSTDRVKLKASSMRGIYSTVMVLASIFLIFTSIRYIQANNAIVKGQTLMQTSGDYREIKAPLDDALKKRSGHPNAVLNMSVLLQAGYEQTKEEAFYNEEYNLLTNALKKEPYDKNMYAKLMALYKLKGETDKAYDVLKDNAGRYAWDMNWYEELIAQSFELGYQALGSQDVALKDKYFHDGLIAYHHVVDGVEHLKTLPEGQMQGNPFEVTPTMSLNAGKMQFMLGQPEAAAPILKAGIKEDLGDSTSQEIARWYLAALEKSGQSDQVVYDKLIQIDPSMKEQISQLAAIF, from the coding sequence GTGTCGAATCCAGTATACGGGAAAAAAGCCGCACAGTCGAGAAAAGGGAGAAATTTGTCTGCGGCGGTTTGGGTGTTGTTGGTTGGTTTAATTCTGTTTCTGGTGTGGTCCCCTTTCCAGGCCGGATTGTTTAATGGACTTGTTCTTAATTTTGAGAAACCGATTCTCTGGGCCGTTCTGATCGGCAGCTTGCTGATGATCGTATGGGTCTGTTCCTATTTTAAAACGATGAAGCTAGATGATCAGAGAGATTGGACCGCAGTTGCGATACTATTTATTCCCATTACGTATATGCTTGCGTTGATCTCAGCGGCTTCGCATTATTTTGCAGTGAATGCTGTATTAATTCAATTCCTTTACGCATTTATGTTCATCATTGCTCTCTATCTATTGCAAAATAGACAGGCTAACACAGCTATCGAGACGTCCATCATTACCGTCGCTTACATCATTGTCATGTTTGGTCTGTTCAACTGGCTTGGCCAAGGCAGAACGGTGTCAGCGATTGTAGGCTGGTTTACGCCAACCGTATTCGACGGGCAATATAATCAAGCCATCTGGATCGATGCCAATGGTCCGCGTCTGGCCTCGGTGTTCCAGTATCCGAATACATACGCTGCATTTCTGATGGCCTTCTTGTTCGTAGCTATATTCGCGATTACACGCTCCAAGAGATGGTGGGTTCAGGCCATTCACGCCTTTATGCTCGTGCCGATGGCCCTGTCGATTCTACTTACCCTGTCGCGCGGGGGACTGGTCTTCTTGCCGGTCGTATTCATCATACTGCTTCTGTTCTTGAAGCCGGCTAAGCAGCTCCTGTGGATTCTGTACTGCATCATTGCTGGTCTGGGAACCTTGTTAATTGCTAAGCCCGTTACCGATCTTGGGCAGCAGTTTCACAACGGTCAAATTAATGATCCAGCCAAAGGATGGTTCTACATTCTTGCTGCCTCCATCATTCTAGCCGTAATAGCTTGCTTGATTCAGCGTTTTATTGCTCCAGTACTCGATAGAGCTACTGATAAATGGGCATCCAAAAAGCTCGGCAATCTGTGGTTGCCTGTCGGTTCCGTCGTAGCAGTTGCGGTTATCGTTGCTCTGCTCCTTGGTACGAACCTGAAGCATGTGCTGCCTGGCAATATCGGCGAACGTCTGGAGAACATCAACCTGCAGCAGCATAGTGTATTGGAACGTTTCACTTTCTATAAGGATGCTGTAAAAGTACTCAAGGATTATCCAGTGATTGGTGCAGGCGGCGGTTCATGGGCTTCCATTTACGAGAAATACCAGAACAACCCGTACACCAGCCGTCAGGCGCACAGCTTCATCATGCAATATCTAGTAGAAGTCGGCATCCTCGGCTTCATCATTATGCTAGGATTTTTACTTTTTGTTTTCTATAAATATATTCGCGGTTATATTCGCTCAGAAGAGCAAAAGAGAGATTCATACTTCATCTACTTTATTATTGTATTTTCAATTTTGATTCACAGTTTGATGGACTTCAATATGAGCTATGTCTTTATAGGAGTGCTCGTATTTATCGGTTTGGGCGGCATGGCAGCGACCATGGATAACCGCTCAACAGATCGAGTGAAACTGAAGGCTTCATCGATGCGCGGCATATACAGTACTGTTATGGTGCTCGCCTCCATCTTCCTGATCTTCACCTCGATCCGCTACATTCAAGCTAACAATGCCATCGTCAAAGGGCAGACGTTAATGCAAACCAGTGGTGATTACCGGGAGATCAAAGCGCCGCTAGATGACGCACTGAAGAAACGCAGTGGTCATCCTAATGCTGTCCTTAACATGAGCGTCTTGCTCCAAGCCGGTTACGAACAGACCAAGGAAGAAGCTTTCTATAATGAGGAATATAATCTTCTTACCAACGCTTTGAAAAAAGAGCCTTACGACAAAAACATGTACGCCAAGCTCATGGCCCTCTATAAACTAAAGGGGGAGACCGATAAAGCCTATGATGTGCTTAAGGACAACGCTGGCCGTTACGCATGGGATATGAATTGGTATGAGGAACTGATCGCTCAATCCTTTGAATTGGGTTATCAGGCATTAGGCTCACAGGACGTGGCTCTGAAGGATAAATACTTCCATGATGGACTGATTGCTTACCATCATGTCGTAGATGGAGTCGAGCATCTTAAGACATTGCCGGAGGGGCAGATGCAAGGGAATCCGTTCGAGGTAACTCCGACGATGTCGCTAAATGCCGGTAAAATGCAGTTCATGCTAGGTCAGCCCGAAGCGGCGGCTCCGATTCTGAAAGCCGGTATCAAGGAGGATCTCGGCGACTCCACTAGCCAGGAAATAGCCCGTTGGTATCTAGCTGCGTTGGAGAAATCCGGACAGAGCGATCAAGTGGTCTATGATAAATTAATTCAGATTGATCCATCTATGAAGGAGCAAATTAGCCAATTGGCAGCGATCTTCTAA
- the galU gene encoding UTP--glucose-1-phosphate uridylyltransferase GalU, with amino-acid sequence MKIRKAIIPAAGLGTRFLPVTKAMPKEMLPIVDKPTIQYIVEEAVASGIEDIIIVTGKGKRAIEDHFDNSFELEHNLSEKKKWDLLEEVRKSSEMADIHYIRQKEPKGLGHAIWCARKFIGDEPFAVLLGDDIVESEVPCLKQMIDVFDYERASVVGVQPVPWEEVSRYGVVDASELRERVYLAKQLVEKPPADKAPSNLAIMGRYILTPKIFEILGEQQVGVNGEIQLTDAISRLGGFERIVAYNFEGTRHDVGEKLGFIKTTLHYALENQELREDLLTYMKQIVEDKKIGLS; translated from the coding sequence ATGAAGATTCGGAAAGCGATCATCCCTGCAGCGGGCCTGGGAACCAGATTCCTTCCCGTAACTAAGGCGATGCCGAAGGAAATGCTGCCGATTGTAGACAAGCCTACGATTCAGTACATTGTGGAAGAAGCTGTCGCCTCAGGGATCGAGGATATTATTATCGTTACGGGGAAAGGGAAACGGGCGATCGAGGACCACTTTGATAATTCCTTCGAACTGGAACATAACTTAAGCGAGAAGAAGAAATGGGATCTGCTTGAAGAAGTTCGCAAGTCCTCAGAAATGGCTGATATTCATTATATCCGTCAAAAGGAACCAAAGGGCTTGGGACATGCCATCTGGTGCGCCCGTAAATTTATCGGTGATGAGCCGTTCGCGGTGCTGCTTGGCGATGATATTGTGGAATCCGAGGTTCCGTGCTTGAAGCAAATGATCGATGTATTTGATTATGAACGGGCTTCCGTGGTCGGTGTCCAGCCGGTTCCTTGGGAGGAAGTGTCCAGATATGGAGTGGTCGACGCTTCAGAGCTTCGAGAACGTGTCTATCTGGCCAAGCAATTGGTAGAGAAGCCGCCTGCTGATAAGGCTCCATCTAACCTTGCGATCATGGGCAGATACATACTGACCCCGAAAATATTCGAAATCCTTGGAGAACAGCAGGTTGGCGTTAACGGAGAGATCCAACTTACGGATGCCATCTCCAGGCTTGGAGGATTCGAACGGATCGTAGCCTATAATTTTGAAGGAACTCGGCATGATGTCGGTGAGAAGCTCGGATTCATTAAGACGACGCTCCATTATGCTCTGGAGAACCAGGAGTTGCGTGAGGATTTATTAACTTATATGAAACAGATTGTAGAAGATAAAAAAATCGGCCTCTCTTAG
- a CDS encoding FAD-dependent oxidoreductase, with protein MEKRTEQYDVVIIGGGAAGLTAGIYCGRARLKTLILEKTLVGGLATYTNEIENYPGFPEGTTGTELMGLFHKQAKKFGVDFKMTDVKAVSLDGEMKVVETFRVRYECKAVIVASGGKPRLTGAKNEEKYLYDKGISFCATCDAAANTGKTVMVIGSGDAAIEEGIFLTKFADKVIVSVMHDPGKMDCNEIARNQALDNPKMEFMWNTVVDSFEGEERLETVVLKNSKTDELQPVKVDTCFLFIGYIPNTEILSGVLELNRNGYVLVNEKMETNIPGVFAAGDVCDKFLKQVATAVGDGAIAGYGVEKYISECEVYENQIQNHGKPSVVYLWNATEPACRELLPLIEKFEQAHAAELRVTKVDVYKSPGLAARLGVDNIPAIAYFNEGEMKKVITGGISEAQLNDLLS; from the coding sequence ATGGAGAAGAGAACGGAACAGTATGATGTCGTCATTATCGGCGGCGGGGCAGCGGGATTAACAGCGGGAATTTACTGCGGGCGGGCCCGGCTCAAGACGTTGATTCTAGAGAAGACGTTGGTGGGTGGTCTTGCCACGTATACGAATGAGATCGAGAACTACCCCGGCTTTCCTGAGGGAACTACAGGTACAGAACTGATGGGCTTATTCCATAAGCAGGCGAAAAAGTTCGGAGTGGACTTCAAAATGACGGATGTTAAAGCGGTATCGCTGGACGGTGAGATGAAGGTCGTGGAGACGTTCCGCGTCCGTTACGAATGTAAAGCCGTGATCGTCGCTAGTGGTGGGAAGCCAAGACTGACTGGGGCGAAGAACGAGGAGAAGTATCTATACGATAAAGGAATCTCCTTCTGTGCGACTTGTGATGCAGCAGCCAATACGGGTAAGACAGTCATGGTCATCGGCAGCGGGGATGCTGCGATTGAGGAAGGAATCTTCCTGACCAAGTTCGCCGACAAAGTCATCGTCTCCGTTATGCATGATCCTGGCAAAATGGACTGCAATGAGATTGCTCGGAACCAGGCGCTCGACAATCCGAAGATGGAGTTCATGTGGAATACGGTGGTGGACTCTTTTGAGGGAGAGGAACGTCTGGAGACGGTTGTGTTGAAAAATTCAAAAACCGACGAGCTGCAGCCTGTAAAAGTCGATACCTGCTTCTTGTTCATTGGATATATTCCGAATACGGAAATTTTGTCCGGTGTGTTGGAGCTGAATCGGAACGGGTATGTGCTTGTGAATGAGAAGATGGAGACGAATATTCCCGGCGTGTTCGCGGCTGGGGATGTCTGCGATAAATTCCTTAAGCAGGTGGCTACAGCGGTTGGGGATGGAGCAATTGCTGGGTACGGAGTAGAGAAATATATCTCCGAATGCGAGGTATATGAGAATCAGATTCAGAACCACGGGAAGCCTTCGGTCGTCTATTTATGGAATGCTACAGAGCCGGCCTGCCGCGAACTGCTGCCTCTGATCGAGAAGTTCGAACAAGCCCATGCCGCAGAGCTACGGGTGACCAAGGTGGACGTATATAAATCACCTGGACTTGCCGCCAGACTGGGCGTGGACAACATCCCGGCTATTGCTTACTTCAATGAGGGGGAAATGAAAAAGGTGATTACTGGGGGCATCAGCGAAGCGCAGTTAAACGATCTTCTATCCTAA